Proteins encoded in a region of the Marmota flaviventris isolate mMarFla1 chromosome 3, mMarFla1.hap1, whole genome shotgun sequence genome:
- the Slc11a2 gene encoding natural resistance-associated macrophage protein 2 isoform X2 — MVLGPEQTMPDDSASGDHGDSASLGAINAAYSNSSLPQSTGQSEEPFTTYFDEKIAIPEEEYSCFSFRKLWAFTGPGFLMSIAYLDPGNIESDLQSGAVAGFKLLWVLLLATIVGLLLQRLAARLGVVTGLHLAEVCHRQYPKVPRIILWLMVELAIIGSDMQEVIGSAIAINLLSVGRVPLWGGVLITIADTFVFLFLDKYGLRKLEAFFGFLITVMALTFGYEYITVKPSQSQVLKGMFVPSCSGCKTPQIEQAVGIVGAVIMPHNMYLHSALVKSRQVNRANKQEVREANKYFFIESCIALFVSFIINVFVVSVFAEAFFGKTNEQVVDVCKNSSSPHAGLFPEDNSTLAVDIYKGGVVLGCYFGPAALYIWAVGILAAGQSSTMTGTYSGQFVMEGFLNLKWSRFARVILTRSIAIIPTLLVAVFQDVEHLTGMNDFLNVLQSLQLPFALIPILTFTSLRPVMNDFSNGMVGNV; from the exons ATGGTACTGGGTCCTGAACAGACGATGCCAGATG ACAGTGCTTCTGGAGACCATGGGGACTCTGCCAGTCTTGGTGCCATCAATGCTGCCTATAGTAACTCCTCACTTCCACAGTCCACTGGGCAGTCGGAGGAGCCATTCACCACCTACTTTGATGAGAAGATTGCCATTCCTGAGGAGGAG TATTCTTGTTTTAGCTTTCGTAAACTCTGGGCATTCACGGGACCTGGCTTTCTTATGAGCATTGCCTATCTGGATCCAGGAAATATTGAATCCGATTTGCAGTCTGGAGCAGTGGCTGGATTTAAG cTGCTCTGGGTTCTTCTGTTGGCCACCATAGTGGGTCTGCTGCTTCAGCGCCTTGCAGCTAGACTGGGAGTGGTAACTGGGCTACATCTTGCTGAAGTGTGTCACCGTCAGTATCCCAAG GTCCCACGGATCATCCTGTGGCTGATGGTGGAGTTGGCAATCATTGGCTCAGATATGCAAGAAGTCATTGGCTCAGCCATTGCCATCAATCTCCTGTCTGTGGGAAG GGTTCCCCTGTGGGGTGGAGTTCTCATCACCATCGCAgatacttttgtttttctctttttggacAAATATG GCTTGCGGAAGCTAGAAGCATTTTTTGGCTTTCTCATCACAGTTATGGCCCTCACATTTGGATATGAG TATATTACAGTGAAACCCAGCCAGAGCCAGGTTCTCAAGGGCATGTTCGTGCCATCTTGTTCTGGCTGTAAGACCCCGCAGATTGAACAGGCTGTGGGCATCGTGGGAGCTGTCATTATGCCACACAACATGTACCTACATTCTGCCTTAGTCAAG TCTAGACAGGTAAACCGGGCCAATAAGCAGGAAGTCCGAGAAGCCAACAAGTACTTTTTCATTGAATCCTGCATTGCCCTCTTTGTTTCCTTCATCATCAACGTCTTTGTCGTCTCAGTCTTTGCTGAAGCATTTTTTGGGAAAACCAATGAGCAGGTG GTTGATGTGTGTAAAAATAGCAGCAGTCCCCATGCTGGCCTTTTCCCTGAAGATAATTCAACTCTGGCTGTGGATATCTACAAAGGG GGTGTTGTGCTGGGATGTTACTTCGGGCCTGCTGCACTCTACATCTGGGCAGTGGGGATCTTGGCTGCTGGACAGAGCTCCACCATGACAGGAACCTATTCTGGTCAGTTTGTCATGGAG ggattcctaaacctaaaatggTCACGTTTTGCTCGAGTGATTCTGACACGCTCTATTGCTATCATCCCCACTCTGCTTGTTGCTGTCTTCCAAGATGTAGAGCATCTAACAGGGATGAATGACTTCCTGAATGTTCTGCAGAGCTTACAG CTTCCTTTTGCTCTCATACCCATTCTCACATTCACAAGCTTGCGGCCAGTAATGAATGACTTTTCCAATGGAAT